Within Vicia villosa cultivar HV-30 ecotype Madison, WI linkage group LG1, Vvil1.0, whole genome shotgun sequence, the genomic segment AAACTTGATGAACTGATCCGCGTATGATTCCCACAGAGTACAGTTCAACATGTTGTTGCTAAACCATGATCACAACACATTAAGATATATAACATGATTCAAATATGAGGCAGTTTAATGTATAAAAAAACAAACCTGTGATCACGCAACATCATGCTAATTTGCTGCTTCTTTGCACCTGACTCAGTCTGCGCATAACCAATACTATCCACCATTCCAACGACATctgaaataaatttattaatttcacaCGGCTATAATGCATCAAAACATGAgacaataaaaaaaccaaaaaccatACTCACGAATCAGAACATGTTTGTCAAACCTCCCTGTTATGATGTCTGAAAAACTTGTAAATAAAATCGATTTCGGGGGTATCTCATGTTTGTCTTCATCAAGAACAGACGTTCCAGCAGTAAACTTTATCATATATCTGTGTCCCGATGCCCTGAAGGCCAGAACATAAGGCACCACCTTAAAATTAGATACAGTATAAGTATGGCCTAATAAGCATTTTTCGGTGAAAACCGACACATGTGGTGCTGGAACAACAGCATGAATATCATCTCCCTGCAGCAGAAACcaacaaatgattcaaactatACAAACATAGGTAAATGATAAACATACTGAAACATAAACAGggtaatcaccaatttgtcaacaAAGATCATTTCAAAATGTTCCTTGCTGTTGGAGACAACTTTCCATCGGTGGTGAATCCTAACAACAATCTTCCAAAGCTCTTTTCCATCATTGATCTCTGCTATTCTCTCAACAGGCCTTGACATGATAATGCAAATTCACACTGCACTGAATGATTACCGCAGAAGTTAGCAAGCATGGAAAGAGAAGAATGAAATCACTGATGAATAGGCAAGCCATTTAAACACATAATTACTGCAATTGTGCAGTTTGGAACGTGGAGAGGCACAGAGTAATGGTCCTTACATAACTGCAGCAACATGAGAAGCTGTGAGGGTGAAACTTCCACAGCCATAACTGCCGCAGCCCACCATGCAGTTGAAGGATCAAAAATTCTGTAGTAACCACCAAAGCTGATGTGGATCATTGAGAGAAGAGTTGCTGATGTGGATAGCCTAAGAAAGTctcaaatggtagacttttcttatatgatagattttttgatcttataaaaaaataaaaagaaataaaatgaacgaCTATGTCTTAACAAATAACTTTCTTATAACATTGATTAATAATGTTCAAGAGAAATCAACCAATGGTTCATGCACCATTACAAAAGGTCTCAGGTAAGGAAAtttttttacccacctccctactttcttggtcatctctggtgaaaaacccaaaatacccctaatttcggaaatgcatttccgaaatattttttttcaaaatttgtcttatttcggaaatgcactgtcgaaaacacgaaaaaaaggtgttttcggagatgtatttccgaaaacacccctttttgggagagggatgtcttcggagatgcatatctgaaatattccaaaaccaaattggtttcggatatacacttccgaaaaaattcaataattattaaaaaattaaaatcaaggtgaatcaataccattaataggtataaaatcaaggtgaatcaataaaatgaaggtgaatcaataaaatcaaggcgaatcaaaatttcctaaacaattttaaagttaaaaattattttactaacttatataaatcaaaaacattttaatttcataagtaaattttgaattatatataattaaatataaattttattcattaaataaaattaagaaaaaatctttttttaatttttttaaactaaataaaaaattataactcatttttaattatgaatcagaatagaaatataatatataataataattattaattttgtaagtgaaatatataaatatataataattattatataaatatataaatatataataattattataaattaaaacactcatttttttaatttttataattattatataaatatataaatatatttataattaatatataataattattatataaatatataaatgtataataatttttataaatatataataattattataattattatataaatatataaattaaaacactcatttttttaaatttttttgtaaatatataaatatataataattattataaatatataaataaaaaattataactcttttttttttaatttaaattattttaaattttaaaatatgaatcagaatagaaatatataataattattattcataataattattattcattacttataaattatatcaaatttatgatatgtgaattaattttaatcctaaaatttttaatttttgggatttttaattttttttgttttttcggagatgcatctccgaattaatcaaaattccaatttttgggattttttcagaagtgcacttccgaaatctgtaaaaatttagaaaaaaaatatttcgaaaatgcatttccgaagcaggggtaaagtggggttttcgcatGGGGTGACCcctatagggaggtgggtaaagaaaaaaccctcATGTAATTATTAACGCCTAACTTGGCGtacaagagtttttttttttttacggacATGTACAAAAGTTTTATTATGTGAAATTTTGGTCAGATAGATACtctctccgttttttattataagtcgttttgaaaaaaaaaattgtatttaaatataagtcattCCAATGAATAACTAAtactatttttcctattatatccttaaatatttattattctctctcctttcaattatataaatttatcttccacgtGTCATtcatgaaggataattttgtaaaaatcttcataatttcttattttcatacaacaattattatttttcttaatttgtgtgaaaagtctaaaacgacttataataaaaaaggaAGGGAGTAATTTCTAATTAGTTTCAAGAGGTTAGAATAATAATGAAATTTGTTAACACAGAAAAACAATTTCGTTCTGCGTAgtttattaaaaattgaaaaggcCAAATTTATAGACTTAGCAATACAACTGACTACCTAAAATGTAAGAAAACTGACTCACACTAACAGCACATCCTAGAAAATAGAAAACTGACTCACACACACTAACAGCACATCCTAAATGTGAGCAAGAAAATAGGAATTGAAAGCAacactaattaattaaaagaaactcACAGTGAAATAATTCTAAATTCAAACATGACTTATTCAACAATTCCCCCCCTAAAACTGCATGCTCCTTGCAGCAGTTTATCTCAGACCCATCAAGCATTCCTAGAGCACTTAACAGATGTTAGAATTCTTCAACTTTAAGTGGCTTTGTCATGATGTCTGCTAGTTGATCTCTTGTAGTGCAGTAATTCAGCTCAATAACACCATCATTAATTACATAGATTTCTCAAAAAATGAAACCGGACATCAATATGTTTACTTCTTCCATGCAAAACTGGGTTTTACCACAGTAGCTCCTTCTTGACAATGACTTAGATGTTTCAAAATTCTTCTCAGCCAAACACATTGACAAGCACATAACGCAACTGCTATAAACTCCTCTTTTGTTGTGGATAAGCTAACAACCGGTTGTTTCTTTGACACCCACGAAATCACACCACCTCCCAGCAAGAACGCATAACCCGAGGTGCTCTTCCTATCATCAAGGTCTCCTGCATAATCACTGTCGGTATAAGCAATTAATTCTTCATTTCCTCCAACCTTATAGAAAATTCCCAGATTTTGGGTGCCTTGTAGATATCTCAAAATTCGCTTTGCTGCAAGGAAATGACTCTTCTTTGGCTCTTCCATAAAGCGACTTATCAAACTGACAGAGTACGCAATATCCGGTCTTGTAGCTGTGAGGTACATAAGACCTCCCACAAGTTGTTTGAATAGAGTCGTATCAACCTTCACTCCTTTGTCTTCTTTTAGTAACATGCTGCCTGGAACAATAAGACTCTTCACGGGATTACAATTAGACATGTCAAATTTGTTTAACATATTCTTAATATATTTCTTTTTCCCAACGAAGATACCATTGCAACCTTGCAAAACTTCAATGCCCAAAAAATATCTCATCTTGCGTAAGTCAGTCATTGCAAATTCTTTCATCATCATAGTTTTGAACTCTTGAAACATTGGCATATCATTACCGTTATATATAAGATCATCTACATAAACACACACAATTAAAATTTCACCTTTCTCTTTCGTCTTCATAAATAAAGTGTGTTCATGTGGATATTTCATAAACTCATTGGCTGCAAGATGAGATTCCAACTTGATGTACCAGGCCCTAGGAGCCTGCTTAAGGCCATACAAGGCCTTCTTAAGCTTGTATACTTGATGCTCACTTCCTTGAAATACATAACCTGGTAGCTGCTCTAGGTAGACATTTTTCGTTGATTGCTCCATGTAAGAAAGTTGATTTAATATCAAGTTGATGAATACCCCACTGTTTTGTAGTTACCAATGCAACAACAGTTCTGATGGTTTCAAGACGAGCGACCGGCGTAAATATCTCACTATAATCTATGCCTTCCTCTTGAGTGTAGCCTTTTGCTACGAGTCTAGCCTTGAATTTTTCAATCTACCATGTCTCCTTCAGCTTAGTTTTGAAAATCCATTTGACTCCTACAACTTTGCAATTTGGTGGTGGATCAATTAGCTCCCATGTATCATTCCTTTGAATTGCTTGAATTTCAGCATCCATTGCATCCCTCCAATGCTGAATTTTTTATACTTGTTTATATGTAACTGGATTTGATCCTGCAAACATGGCGAAATCCATTGCATCTTCCTCAGTTAAATCATCACCACTGACATAATC encodes:
- the LOC131615975 gene encoding uncharacterized mitochondrial protein AtMg00810-like, which produces MEQSTKNVYLEQLPGYVFQGSEHQVYKLKKALYGLKQAPRAWYIKLESHLAANEFMKYPHEHTLFMKTKEKGEILIVCVYVDDLIYNGNDMPMFQEFKTMMMKEFAMTDLRKMRYFLGIEVLQGCNGIFVGKKKYIKNMLNKFDMSNCNPVKSLIVPGSMLLKEDKGVKVDTTLFKQLVGGLMYLTATRPDIAYSVSLISRFMEEPKKSHFLAAKRILRYLQGTQNLGIFYKVGGNEELIAYTDSDYAGDLDDRKSTSGYAFLLGGGVISWVSKKQPVVSLSTTKEEFIAVALCACQCVWLRRILKHLSHCQEGATVVKPSFAWKK